In the Leptolyngbya sp. 'hensonii' genome, one interval contains:
- a CDS encoding thioesterase family protein → MASPPSHPPFRLVIPVEAADIDELGHVNNVVYLRWVQEAASSHWRAMASAETQAAIVWVVLRHEIDYKSPAQLGEEVLIQTWVGTATGLSFERHTEILRATDQQLLAQARTLWCPINTQTGRPQRINAALRAQFSIEEPELS, encoded by the coding sequence ATGGCATCACCTCCATCCCACCCCCCCTTTCGACTCGTCATTCCCGTTGAGGCTGCCGATATCGACGAATTGGGCCATGTCAACAACGTCGTGTACCTGCGTTGGGTCCAGGAAGCTGCCAGTTCCCATTGGCGGGCCATGGCATCAGCAGAGACCCAGGCAGCCATCGTCTGGGTTGTATTGCGCCACGAAATTGACTACAAGTCGCCAGCCCAACTTGGGGAAGAGGTGCTGATTCAGACCTGGGTAGGGACTGCAACGGGTCTCTCCTTTGAGCGACATACAGAAATACTCCGGGCTACGGATCAACAATTATTGGCCCAGGCCCGAACCCTATGGTGCCCGATTAATACTCAAACAGGCCGACCTCAGCGGATCAACGCGGCACTGCGAGCCCAGTTTTCGATCGAGGAGCCAGAGTTGTCCTGA